The following are encoded in a window of Pagrus major chromosome 14, Pma_NU_1.0 genomic DNA:
- the gpr37b gene encoding prosaposin receptor GPR37b, with protein MQILPPRTLFVLLAHAHVLLSLRNNGEVRTKEDGNTSAYSARTFHGSLHQNKARDRALSPGYATGASSAERAIVRGTLNSTHPWKRVAAEETWRVGHTKRDFSRTVTPVEDPSAASHWGPTRHHNKRIKLNGTGTPAGGHYNAAKPSSMGRGDGGGGPDEGDRHKRGTKDEQKKAWKRGRSRLNKSSAVPAQPHASPPWEPIPKPVALTSTDLPFDLFTRRPEFFTFREDNPWDATPITPPSSQDFGDEIKNPFYPVTSETYGAYAITCVSGVIFLVGIAGNIAILCIVCQNYYMKSISNSLLANLAVWDFVLIFFCLPMVVFHELTKSWLLGEFTCKVVPYVEVASLGVTTFTLCALCIDRFRAATNVQMYYEMIENCTSTTAKLAVIWIGALLLALPELLIRQLVTEDTGIPDEPPVERCIIRISTSLPDMLYVLGLTYEGARLWWCFGCYFCLPTLFTIGCSLVTARKIRRAEQASVRSNKKQIRLESQMNCTVVALAIVYGACVVPENICNIVSAYMAAGVPEHTMSVLHLLSQLLLFCRAAVTPALLLLLCRPLGRAFLDCCCCCCCCNHAPSSATASDDNEHECTTELELSPFSTIRRELSNYTPAGSNC; from the exons ATGCAGATTCTGCCGCCGAGGACGTTGTTTGTGTTACTAGCCCATGCTCATGTGCTGTTATCTCTGAGAAATAATGGAGAAGTGCGAACTAAAGAGGACGGCAACACCAGCGCGTACTCTGCCAGGACTTTCCATGGCTCGCTCCATCAGAATAAAGCCCGGGACCGTGCGCTCTCGCCGGGGTACGCCACAGGTGCGTCCTCGGCGGAGCGGGCGATCGTCAGGGGGACCCTCAACTCCACTCACCCCTGGAAGAGGGTCGCTGCAGAGGAGACGTGGCGAGTTGGACACACCAAGCGCGACTTCAGCAGGACTGTGACACCCGTGGAGGATCCCAGCGCTGCCTCACATTGGGGCCCGACGCGCCACCACAACAAGAGGATAAAGTTGAATGGCACGGGGACGCCAGCAGGTGGACACTACAATGCGGCTAAGCCCTCTTCAATGGGCCGGGGAGACGGAGGAGGGGGTCCCGACGAGGGCGACAGGCACAAGAGAGGCACAAAAGACGAGCAGAAGAAAGCGTGGAAGAGGGGGAGAAGCCGGCTGAACAAAAGCTCAGCGGTGCCGGCGCAGCCTCACGCGTCGCCGCCGTGGGAACCCATCCCCAAGCCGGTGGCCCTCACCTCCACCGACCTGCCCTTTGACCTCTTCACCAGGAGGCCCGAGTTCTTCACTTTCCGGGAGGATAACCCCTGGGACGCCACTCCGATCACCCCGCCCAGCTCGCAGGATTTCGGGGACGAGATCAAGAACCCGTTCTACCCGGTGACGAGCGAGACCTACGGCGCGTACGCGATCACGTGCGTCTCCGGGGTCATCTTCCTGGTGGGCATCGCGGGCAACATCGCCATCCTGTGCATCGTGTGCCAGAACTACTACATGAAGAGCATCTCCAACTCGCTGCTGGCCAACTTGGCCGTGTGGGATTTTGTGCTCATCTTCTTCTGCCTGCCCATGGTGGTGTTCCACGAGCTGACCAAGTCGTGGCTGCTGGGGGAGTTCACCTGCAAAGTGGTGCCCTATGTGGAG GTGGCCTCCCTCGGTGTAACCACCTTCACCCTGTGCGCTCTGTGCATCGACCGTTTCCGTGCGGCCACCAACGTCCAGATGTACTATGAGATGATCGAGAACTGCACCTCCACTACCGCTAAGCTAGCCGTCATCTGGATCGGTGCTCTCCTGCTGGCCCTCCCGGAGCTCCTCATCAGGCAGCTGGTGACGGAGGACACAGGAATCCCAGATGAGCCTCCTGTTGAACGCTGCATCATCAGGATATCCACCTCGCTTCCTGACATGCTCTACGTGCTGGGCTTGACCTACGAGGGCGCTCGGCTGTGGTGGTGCTTCGGCTGCTACTTTTGCCTCCCGACCCTCTTCACCATTGGGTGCTCGTTGGTGACGGCGCGGAAGATCCGGCGTGCGGAGCAGGCCAGCGTGCGCAGCAACAAGAAGCAGATCCGGCTGGAGAGCCAGATGAACTGCACCGTTGTGGCGCTGGCGATCGTCTACGGCGCATGCGTGGTCCCTGAGAACATCTGCAACATCGTTTCTGCGTACATGGCGGCCGGCGTTCCCGAGCACACCATGTCCgtcctccatcttctctcccagctgctgctgttctgtcgGGCCGCCGTGACGCCGgcgctgctgctcctcctgtgtCGCCCGCTGGGAAGGGCCTTCCTggactgctgctgttgctgctgctgctgtaaccACGCACCCTCCTCGGCCACAGCCAGTGACGATAACGAACACGAGTGCACCACCGAGCTGGAGCTGTCGCCGTTCAGCACCATCCGCAGGGAGCTAAGTAACTACACACCTGCCGGGTCCAACTGCTAA